In Clostridium sp., one DNA window encodes the following:
- a CDS encoding HD-GYP domain-containing protein, which produces MPLKKKVLRIDELRPGMVSAGDIIYQNKILLAKDISITKSIIDRLKQNYIVNNVDVYVEYNSEPLIVNTETVQELQDTFNELSSNLKDVFYKVSNLRVPEIEDIRQFTEKIQEEFSSTGIVVRNIVFYGSGNDTIYRHSINVAAISSILGRWIGLDDKEINLLTYSAILHDFGKVKLDKHILAEEYNFGSEGYKIFKTHPTIGYNLVKKIPYLSNSIAYGILMHHERMDGSGYPLGIKEDKIHKFARIIAIADLFDEANSENYYKSIAGPFEALKVLQNESLGKLDCKYTTTFLNHIIDYYIGENVILNNNQTYKILQININDLTNPLLFNENGFLDLRKEKNLYIKSLVI; this is translated from the coding sequence ATGCCATTAAAAAAGAAAGTATTAAGAATTGACGAGTTGAGACCTGGAATGGTATCTGCTGGCGATATTATTTACCAAAACAAGATACTGCTGGCCAAGGACATTTCCATCACAAAATCCATAATAGATAGATTGAAACAAAACTACATTGTAAATAATGTAGATGTTTATGTTGAATACAATTCCGAACCTTTAATCGTCAATACAGAAACAGTGCAGGAACTTCAAGACACCTTCAATGAATTGTCTTCTAATTTAAAAGATGTATTCTATAAAGTATCCAATCTTAGAGTTCCTGAAATAGAAGATATAAGACAATTCACAGAAAAAATACAGGAAGAGTTCAGTTCAACTGGAATTGTTGTCAGGAATATAGTATTTTATGGAAGTGGAAACGATACTATCTATAGACACAGCATCAATGTAGCAGCTATAAGCAGTATACTTGGAAGATGGATAGGCCTTGATGATAAAGAAATAAATCTACTGACTTATTCTGCAATACTACATGATTTTGGTAAAGTCAAACTAGATAAACATATATTGGCTGAAGAATACAATTTTGGCTCTGAGGGATACAAAATATTCAAGACACATCCTACTATAGGATACAATCTTGTCAAAAAAATTCCGTACTTGAGCAATTCTATAGCTTATGGAATACTGATGCATCATGAAAGAATGGATGGATCTGGATATCCTCTTGGCATAAAAGAGGATAAAATACATAAATTTGCCAGAATAATAGCTATTGCCGACTTATTCGATGAAGCAAACTCTGAAAATTACTATAAAAGTATCGCCGGCCCTTTTGAAGCCTTAAAGGTACTGCAGAATGAAAGTCTCGGAAAATTGGATTGTAAATACACAACTACATTTTTAAATCATATAATAGACTATTATATTGGTGAAAATGTTATTCTGAATAATAATCAGACCTACAAAATACTTCAAATAAATATCAACGATTTGACAAATCCACTGCTATTTAATGAAAATGGTTTCCTTGATCTGCGAAAAGAAAAGAACCTTTATATCAAAAGCCTGGTTATTTGA
- a CDS encoding ACT domain-containing protein has product MKAFITVLGKDKVGIIHEITSILSENSINILDINQTLIKGYFTMIMLVDISNMKVNFNSLKDILTQKADEIKVSIKIQREDIFTSMHEI; this is encoded by the coding sequence ATGAAGGCTTTTATAACTGTACTTGGGAAGGATAAGGTTGGAATAATACATGAAATAACATCAATACTATCTGAAAACAGCATAAACATTCTGGACATAAACCAGACTTTGATAAAGGGTTACTTCACAATGATAATGCTTGTAGACATATCCAATATGAAGGTAAACTTCAATTCATTAAAAGATATCCTTACACAAAAAGCTGATGAAATCAAAGTTTCAATTAAAATACAGCGTGAAGATATATTCACATCCATGCACGAAATATAA
- a CDS encoding SH3 domain-containing protein, which translates to MNRSKKLVFSFFISASLMSINPLVYNNVQAAGIIPNTQSSAYTSEGNIFAKCGYTGQCTWFTYGRVIEKLGITLPSEFYGNAIDWWYANARDGVYSYGTEPQANSIAVWSGGSKGYGHVGFVEQVEGNTVYLNEGNFNVRGAYDGSVKAMSKAQMQDRGNLFLKGYIYVGSGSSSSSNTSTPIVQATSKSGIVNVSNSLNVRSGAGTSFGVIGSLKSGQSVQIVGIVGNWYKIKFNSTYGYVSADYIKIGNALSPSVGQGSGSSTTASSKIGYVKLSNASSVLNLRNSPNGSIIGVLSNATKLNIIGTSSGWYEVSVNGKTGYVSSSYVSASQAAAASSGSSSSEKSGKVTLKDPSSSLNLRLSPWTGRVISSLSNGTNVTILGTSGLWYKVSVGSTTGYVHSDYIKLL; encoded by the coding sequence ATGAACAGATCTAAAAAGCTGGTGTTTTCATTCTTTATTTCGGCATCTCTCATGAGTATCAATCCTCTAGTGTACAATAATGTCCAAGCTGCTGGAATTATACCAAACACTCAAAGCAGTGCATATACAAGTGAAGGAAATATTTTTGCAAAATGTGGATATACTGGTCAGTGTACCTGGTTTACATATGGAAGGGTTATTGAGAAACTTGGCATTACATTACCTTCGGAATTCTATGGGAATGCTATTGACTGGTGGTATGCCAATGCAAGAGATGGAGTATATTCCTACGGAACCGAGCCACAGGCAAATTCAATTGCAGTATGGAGCGGAGGTTCAAAGGGTTATGGACATGTTGGTTTTGTAGAGCAGGTTGAAGGAAATACTGTATACCTCAATGAAGGTAATTTCAACGTCAGAGGTGCTTATGATGGAAGCGTAAAAGCCATGTCAAAGGCTCAGATGCAGGATAGGGGCAATTTATTCTTAAAAGGATACATATACGTTGGATCAGGCAGTTCATCCTCTTCCAATACTTCTACGCCTATTGTCCAGGCAACTTCAAAATCGGGAATCGTAAATGTATCTAACTCATTGAATGTAAGAAGCGGGGCAGGCACTTCTTTCGGAGTAATCGGGAGTTTAAAATCTGGACAATCTGTTCAAATCGTTGGAATAGTAGGAAATTGGTATAAAATCAAGTTCAATTCCACTTATGGATATGTGAGCGCCGATTATATAAAGATCGGGAATGCTCTCAGTCCATCAGTTGGACAGGGTTCTGGAAGCAGCACCACAGCATCCTCAAAAATCGGGTATGTAAAATTGAGCAATGCTTCTTCAGTATTGAACTTGAGGAATTCGCCTAATGGCTCCATTATAGGTGTTCTTTCAAACGCCACCAAATTGAACATAATAGGTACAAGCAGTGGCTGGTACGAAGTCAGCGTAAATGGTAAAACCGGCTATGTTTCATCAAGTTATGTGTCTGCTTCACAGGCAGCTGCAGCTTCAAGCGGCAGTTCAAGCTCGGAAAAGTCAGGCAAGGTAACTTTGAAAGATCCTTCTTCATCATTAAATTTAAGGCTCAGTCCCTGGACGGGTCGTGTAATTTCTTCGCTGTCAAATGGAACTAATGTAACCATTCTTGGTACAAGTGGATTATGGTACAAAGTATCTGTAGGATCAACTACTGGATATGTCCACTCAGATTATATAAAATTACTATAA
- a CDS encoding ATP-dependent DNA helicase codes for MACNENEIKISVRNLVEFVFRYGDLDNRFTSSARAVEGTRVHQELQKQYKSRMKEKDGIQQYDSEVLLKYKIQYRSFKFFIEGRADGVIVQDDCTIIDEIKTVAIPLDTIDENYNPLHFAQAKCYGYIYSIQNNLEDIYIQLTYYNIDDNKVKFIKKEFRIGELKGFFEDVLERYYKWAEFKNKWNEMKNSSIEKLKFPFGGYRKGQRDLAVAVYGTIRDGRRLFAKAPTGTGKTISVLFPSIKAMGQEIVSRIFYLTAKTITRTAAENTIRILTENGLKLKTLTLTAKEKMCFKDEVTCNPEKCEFAKGHYDRVNEAIFDIINRADLITRDKIIEYSRNFKVCPFEFSLDLALFCDCIICDYNYAFDPEVYLRRFFDDSASNYILLIDEAHNLVDRSREMFSAEIHKKPFLDIKKFIKGDIKSLKALNKINSYMLKLKKGFEDIYVQKDKLVELYFMLKDFLQRIEKWIVQHPESEGYEQILELYFAVNSFIKIGESYNSSFVTYMENMPTDIKIKVLCLDSASLLDERMEGARAAILFSATLSPIGYFKEMLGGRDGDYNITIPSPFDIQNRTILIANNVSTVYRKRGKSYLPIVRYINEMISMKVGNYMVFFPSYCYMEKVYELFTDEYPDVGTVIQKSGMDEDERDEFLMNFTEKNGESFVAFAVLGGIFSEGIDLKKDRLIGTIIVGVGVPGICFERNIIMKYFNRKNGLGYEYAYMYPGMNKVLQAAGRVIRTEEDRGVIFLIDNRFLTREYKSLFPKEWYPNNIVNSTGCVKSVLSGFWNSV; via the coding sequence ATGGCCTGCAATGAAAATGAGATAAAAATATCTGTAAGAAATCTTGTGGAGTTTGTATTCAGGTACGGGGATCTGGACAATAGATTTACAAGCAGTGCAAGAGCTGTTGAAGGTACAAGGGTGCATCAGGAACTGCAGAAACAATACAAAAGCAGAATGAAGGAGAAGGACGGCATACAGCAGTATGATTCTGAAGTATTGTTGAAATATAAAATACAATACCGGAGCTTTAAATTTTTCATAGAAGGTCGTGCGGACGGCGTAATAGTGCAGGATGACTGTACTATCATAGATGAAATAAAAACAGTTGCAATACCTCTGGATACTATAGATGAAAATTATAATCCTCTGCATTTTGCTCAGGCCAAATGTTATGGGTACATATATTCCATTCAGAACAACTTGGAAGACATATACATTCAGCTGACCTACTACAATATAGATGACAATAAAGTCAAATTTATTAAAAAAGAGTTTCGTATAGGTGAATTAAAGGGTTTCTTTGAGGATGTTCTGGAAAGGTATTATAAATGGGCGGAATTTAAGAACAAATGGAATGAAATGAAAAATTCTTCAATTGAAAAACTCAAATTTCCATTTGGAGGATACAGGAAGGGGCAGAGAGATCTGGCGGTTGCAGTATACGGAACCATAAGGGATGGAAGAAGATTGTTTGCAAAGGCACCTACCGGCACGGGAAAGACAATTTCCGTACTTTTCCCTTCAATAAAAGCTATGGGACAGGAAATTGTGTCCAGAATATTTTATTTGACTGCAAAAACCATTACGAGGACTGCAGCAGAGAATACAATCAGGATATTGACTGAAAATGGGCTGAAATTGAAAACACTTACGCTTACGGCAAAGGAAAAAATGTGTTTTAAAGATGAAGTGACCTGTAATCCGGAAAAATGTGAATTCGCAAAAGGGCATTATGATAGAGTAAATGAAGCTATATTTGATATCATAAACAGGGCAGATTTGATAACAAGAGATAAAATAATAGAATATTCCAGGAACTTTAAGGTTTGTCCCTTTGAATTTTCCCTGGATCTGGCATTGTTCTGCGACTGTATAATATGCGACTACAATTATGCATTTGACCCGGAAGTTTATCTCAGAAGATTTTTTGATGACAGTGCAAGCAATTATATACTGCTGATCGACGAGGCACATAATCTTGTGGATAGATCAAGGGAGATGTTCTCCGCGGAGATTCATAAAAAACCATTTCTGGATATAAAAAAGTTCATCAAGGGTGACATTAAAAGCTTGAAGGCGTTAAATAAGATAAATTCCTATATGCTCAAATTAAAAAAGGGTTTTGAGGATATATATGTTCAAAAGGATAAACTTGTTGAATTATATTTCATGTTGAAAGATTTTTTGCAGAGAATTGAAAAATGGATAGTTCAGCATCCTGAAAGTGAAGGGTATGAACAGATCCTGGAACTTTATTTTGCTGTAAATTCTTTTATAAAAATAGGTGAGAGCTATAATTCGAGTTTTGTTACATATATGGAAAATATGCCCACGGATATAAAAATAAAGGTATTGTGTCTTGACTCGGCTTCACTTTTAGATGAAAGGATGGAAGGAGCACGTGCCGCAATACTTTTCTCAGCTACACTGTCACCCATTGGATATTTCAAGGAAATGCTTGGCGGAAGGGATGGTGATTACAATATAACTATTCCTTCACCTTTTGATATACAGAACAGAACAATCCTGATAGCAAATAATGTGAGTACGGTTTATAGAAAAAGGGGAAAAAGTTATCTTCCCATTGTAAGGTATATAAATGAAATGATATCCATGAAAGTCGGGAACTATATGGTATTCTTTCCATCATATTGCTATATGGAAAAAGTATATGAATTATTTACAGATGAATATCCGGATGTAGGAACTGTAATTCAAAAATCGGGCATGGATGAAGATGAAAGGGATGAATTCCTCATGAATTTTACTGAAAAAAATGGAGAATCTTTTGTAGCTTTTGCAGTGCTTGGTGGAATATTTTCCGAGGGAATTGACCTTAAGAAAGACAGACTTATAGGAACTATAATTGTGGGGGTTGGAGTTCCGGGGATATGTTTTGAAAGAAATATAATAATGAAGTATTTCAACAGAAAAAATGGACTTGGATATGAATATGCCTATATGTATCCGGGAATGAACAAGGTGCTACAGGCTGCAGGAAGGGTAATAAGAACTGAAGAGGACAGAGGAGTTATATTCCTGATAGACAACAGATTTCTTACAAGAGAGTACAAAAGCCTGTTTCCGAAGGAGTGGTATCCCAATAATATTGTAAATTCTACAGGCTGCGTCAAAAGTGTACTCAGTGGATTCTGGAACAGTGTATAA
- the tpx gene encoding thiol peroxidase: MELKFQGKPVKLSGNIIKVGDTVPDFTIIDNNLDPISLKDTNGVRIFLTVPSIDTPVCDLETRTFNEKSSQIPGVTVYTISMDLPFAQKRWCAANGIKNVLTASDYKDRSFGKNFGTYIVDLGLLARAAFVVDSSNKVTYVNYIPEVTDYPDYDEILKAAREAK; the protein is encoded by the coding sequence ATGGAATTAAAATTTCAGGGAAAACCTGTAAAACTATCTGGAAATATTATTAAAGTAGGTGATACCGTACCTGACTTCACCATAATAGATAATAATCTGGATCCTATATCATTGAAGGACACAAATGGCGTCAGAATTTTTTTAACAGTTCCATCCATAGACACTCCCGTTTGTGATTTGGAAACCAGGACTTTCAATGAAAAAAGTTCTCAGATACCTGGTGTTACAGTATATACGATATCCATGGACTTGCCTTTTGCACAGAAACGTTGGTGCGCAGCAAATGGAATAAAAAATGTACTTACAGCATCAGATTACAAGGATAGAAGTTTCGGCAAGAACTTTGGAACTTATATTGTGGATCTTGGACTCCTGGCGAGAGCTGCTTTTGTAGTTGACAGCAGCAATAAAGTAACATATGTGAATTATATTCCCGAGGTAACGGATTATCCAGATTACGATGAAATCCTGAAAGCTGCCAGAGAAGCAAAATAG
- the ymfI gene encoding elongation factor P 5-aminopentanone reductase produces the protein MENLGGKVAVVTGASRGIGKSIAVNLARCGANVVVNYKSSRSEAEQTLSEIKKYGSTGLVVQSDISMYEDARKLMDRTVEYMGRIDILVNNAGVSDIGVFVDMVEEQWNKIIDVDLKGVLNCTHCALKYMIPKKNGNIVNISSIWGNAGASCEAVYSAAKGAVNSFTKSIAKEMALSNIRINAVAPGVIDTRMNGWLGNQEKQDLIDEIPAGRFGKTDDIGSVVAFLCSESSRYITGQVITVDGGML, from the coding sequence TTGGAGAATTTAGGCGGTAAAGTAGCAGTAGTAACAGGGGCATCCAGAGGCATAGGAAAATCTATAGCAGTCAATCTGGCGAGATGTGGTGCAAATGTGGTCGTAAATTATAAAAGCAGCAGAAGCGAAGCAGAGCAAACATTGAGTGAAATAAAGAAATACGGAAGCACAGGTTTAGTGGTCCAAAGTGATATAAGTATGTATGAAGATGCCAGAAAATTGATGGACCGTACAGTCGAATACATGGGCAGGATTGATATACTTGTAAATAATGCAGGAGTATCCGATATAGGAGTTTTTGTAGATATGGTGGAAGAACAGTGGAATAAAATAATAGATGTCGATCTTAAAGGAGTACTCAATTGCACGCACTGTGCATTGAAGTACATGATCCCGAAAAAAAATGGGAATATAGTGAATATATCTTCTATATGGGGCAATGCTGGAGCTTCCTGTGAAGCTGTCTATTCAGCAGCTAAAGGTGCTGTAAATTCATTTACAAAATCAATTGCAAAAGAAATGGCCCTGTCAAATATAAGAATAAATGCCGTGGCACCTGGTGTAATTGATACACGTATGAACGGCTGGCTCGGCAATCAGGAAAAACAGGATCTAATAGATGAAATACCGGCAGGCAGATTTGGGAAAACCGATGATATAGGAAGCGTTGTAGCTTTTTTATGCAGCGAATCCTCCAGATATATAACGGGACAGGTAATAACTGTAGACGGGGGTATGCTTTAA
- a CDS encoding PFL family protein has protein sequence MINFKNIMETINMIERENLDIRTITMGISLLDCIDSDGTKCRTKIYDKITKYAENLVKTANDIETEYGIPIIHKRVSVTPISLIAQASSDSDYVEFAKTLDKATHTLGIDFIGGFSSLVHKGYSKGDRILIDSIPEALAVTEKVCSSVNVGSTKSGINMDAVKHMGSIVKKAAYLTRENESIGCAKLVIFANAVEDNPFMAGAFHGVGEAEAIINVGVSGPGVVKCALEEIKGESFNVVAETIKKTAFKITRMGQLVAQEASSRLNVPFGIVDLSLAPTPAVGDSVARVLEEIGLESCGCPGTTAALALLNDAVKKGGIMAASQVGGLSGAFIPVSEDEGMISAVNTGSLNLEKLEAMTCVCSVGLDMIGIPGDTPEATISGIIADEAAIGMINNKTTAVRVIPVYGKSVGDEANFGGLLGKAPIMPVSRFSSQAFINRGGRIPAPIHSFKN, from the coding sequence ATGATTAATTTTAAGAATATAATGGAAACAATAAATATGATCGAGCGGGAAAATCTTGACATCAGGACAATCACCATGGGCATATCACTTCTGGACTGCATAGACAGCGATGGTACAAAATGCAGGACCAAAATATATGACAAAATAACCAAATATGCTGAAAATCTAGTCAAGACTGCAAATGACATAGAAACAGAATATGGCATACCAATAATACATAAAAGAGTGTCTGTTACACCTATTTCACTTATTGCCCAGGCAAGTTCGGATTCCGATTACGTAGAATTTGCAAAAACCCTTGATAAAGCTACCCATACTCTTGGAATAGATTTTATCGGTGGTTTTTCATCCCTTGTACATAAAGGCTATTCAAAGGGTGACAGAATTCTTATAGATTCAATACCAGAAGCTCTCGCTGTGACTGAGAAGGTATGCTCATCTGTAAATGTAGGAAGTACGAAATCCGGCATAAACATGGATGCAGTAAAACATATGGGAAGCATAGTAAAAAAGGCTGCCTATCTAACAAGGGAAAATGAAAGTATAGGATGTGCCAAGCTTGTAATATTTGCGAATGCAGTGGAAGACAATCCTTTTATGGCAGGTGCCTTCCACGGTGTAGGTGAAGCTGAAGCAATAATCAACGTAGGCGTGAGTGGACCTGGCGTTGTCAAATGTGCCCTTGAAGAAATAAAAGGTGAAAGCTTCAACGTAGTTGCCGAAACTATAAAGAAAACCGCATTTAAAATAACCAGAATGGGTCAGCTGGTAGCGCAGGAAGCTTCAAGCAGATTGAATGTACCCTTCGGGATAGTGGATTTATCCCTTGCACCGACACCTGCCGTAGGTGACAGTGTAGCAAGAGTTCTTGAAGAAATAGGCCTTGAAAGCTGTGGATGTCCGGGAACAACCGCTGCACTTGCCCTTTTAAATGATGCTGTTAAAAAGGGAGGTATAATGGCAGCTTCCCAGGTCGGCGGTCTAAGCGGCGCTTTTATACCTGTAAGCGAGGATGAGGGAATGATAAGTGCTGTAAATACAGGTTCATTGAATCTGGAAAAACTGGAAGCCATGACCTGTGTATGTTCTGTAGGTCTTGACATGATAGGAATTCCTGGAGATACACCGGAAGCCACTATATCCGGTATAATTGCAGATGAAGCTGCTATCGGAATGATAAACAACAAGACAACTGCCGTAAGGGTTATTCCTGTGTATGGAAAATCCGTTGGTGATGAAGCCAATTTTGGCGGGCTTCTCGGCAAGGCCCCTATAATGCCTGTAAGTAGATTCTCCAGTCAGGCCTTTATAAATAGAGGAGGCAGAATTCCTGCTCCAATTCACAGTTTTAAAAATTAG
- a CDS encoding HAMP domain-containing sensor histidine kinase, with protein sequence MKRYFINPELKKSSAIILLLNLIFFTGMLLTVKMYYDSLRRDYIKTFGTVVAEVSKSNPEIIKEIMPAIVKGVDDKDEQSGMLMLEQYGITEDLENGLFPYINKTYAKYKFFVFIQIFTVTAVLFVLNYIHHGYFYERIRRFNIGAKKILQGDYDISMPEDREGDFSKLSTSFNSMREIIRNNFDELKKEKTFLVNLLSDISHQLKTPLSSMIVYNDILLNKHVSKEQSDVFLLNSRNQMYRMNWLIKSLLRLARLDAGAIQFNMELQSLNETVMYSLEALDEKIENTGVKVNVNQKNEVIFSHDREWICEALMNVLKNCIEHVREDGIINITIMENPIYRRIAISDNGEGIPEADLPNIFKRFYRARNSKDKESIGIGLALAKSIVESHNGIIVANSILGKGSTFTITFLKY encoded by the coding sequence ATGAAAAGATATTTTATTAATCCGGAGCTTAAAAAAAGTTCCGCAATTATTTTACTTTTAAATCTTATATTTTTTACTGGTATGCTTTTAACTGTAAAAATGTATTATGACAGTTTAAGAAGAGATTATATAAAGACTTTTGGAACTGTTGTTGCCGAAGTGAGTAAAAGTAACCCGGAAATCATAAAAGAAATAATGCCTGCTATTGTAAAGGGAGTAGATGATAAAGATGAACAATCTGGAATGCTCATGCTAGAACAGTATGGTATCACTGAAGATTTGGAAAATGGACTTTTCCCATATATCAATAAAACCTATGCAAAATATAAATTTTTTGTATTCATTCAAATATTTACTGTAACAGCTGTGCTGTTTGTGCTTAATTATATTCACCATGGATATTTTTATGAGAGAATAAGAAGATTCAATATCGGTGCGAAAAAAATACTGCAGGGTGATTATGATATATCAATGCCAGAAGATAGAGAAGGTGATTTTTCAAAGCTTTCAACCTCGTTTAATTCAATGAGGGAAATAATAAGAAATAATTTCGATGAATTAAAAAAGGAGAAGACTTTTCTAGTCAATCTGCTTTCAGATATATCCCACCAGCTAAAAACACCTCTTTCCTCAATGATAGTCTACAATGATATTCTTTTGAATAAACATGTTTCAAAAGAACAGTCGGATGTTTTTTTGCTCAACAGCAGAAATCAAATGTACAGAATGAATTGGCTTATTAAAAGTTTATTGAGACTTGCAAGACTTGATGCCGGGGCAATTCAGTTCAATATGGAGCTGCAGAGCCTAAATGAAACTGTAATGTATTCACTTGAAGCTCTTGATGAGAAGATAGAAAATACGGGAGTGAAAGTCAATGTTAATCAAAAAAATGAAGTCATTTTTTCCCATGACAGGGAGTGGATTTGTGAGGCGCTTATGAATGTTCTGAAGAATTGCATCGAACATGTGAGAGAAGATGGAATTATAAATATAACTATTATGGAAAATCCAATATATAGACGGATTGCAATATCCGATAATGGTGAAGGTATACCAGAAGCTGATCTGCCAAATATATTCAAGAGATTTTACAGAGCCAGGAATTCCAAAGACAAAGAATCAATAGGAATAGGTCTGGCACTGGCAAAATCCATAGTAGAATCCCACAACGGGATTATTGTTGCAAACAGTATTCTAGGAAAAGGAAGTACATTCACCATTACATTTCTGAAATACTAA
- a CDS encoding G1 family glutamic endopeptidase: MKSILKKLQILVLALFMALGGISGSVIAAEQSSSTADNNYILSNYHSRHIGQSVHQNQSNSTINTVNLPANAEKSGNWAGYIVTPASQSDAYTSVSGNWTVPNISANQQNALAAQWIGLGGVNSEDLLQMGTIEEIEDGQPVANVFWEKLPDASQNIMSIPIGSTISVTISKTSDSTWNLTFTATTPEGETIGKTISTTLDSSYEQGIGTSAEWISEDPSNQYNQLLPLANTDTVKYQSAKANGNSLNDSSNEVHPVAMVSGNGNIAIYPSEIGTDGESFTATTNSTSTGNISSIPNFRHRPGSFPGHISVYPGGYTHPGQRAAVGY, translated from the coding sequence ATGAAAAGTATTTTAAAAAAGCTTCAGATACTGGTTCTGGCACTATTTATGGCATTGGGAGGAATATCTGGATCTGTAATTGCAGCGGAACAATCCAGCAGTACTGCCGATAATAACTATATACTGTCAAATTATCATTCCCGGCATATAGGTCAGTCAGTTCACCAAAATCAGTCCAATAGTACCATAAATACCGTGAATCTTCCCGCCAACGCCGAAAAATCAGGTAACTGGGCTGGATATATAGTCACACCTGCTTCTCAAAGTGATGCCTATACAAGTGTTTCTGGAAATTGGACAGTCCCTAATATTTCAGCCAATCAACAAAATGCTTTAGCTGCACAGTGGATAGGCCTGGGAGGAGTAAATTCTGAAGATCTTCTTCAAATGGGAACTATCGAAGAAATAGAAGATGGACAACCTGTTGCAAATGTATTTTGGGAAAAGCTTCCGGATGCCTCTCAGAATATAATGAGCATACCAATCGGTTCCACTATCAGCGTCACCATATCCAAGACCTCGGATTCTACATGGAATTTGACCTTTACTGCAACTACACCTGAAGGAGAAACAATTGGCAAAACCATATCCACCACCCTTGATTCTTCCTATGAACAGGGGATTGGCACATCGGCAGAGTGGATAAGTGAAGATCCATCAAATCAATACAACCAGCTGCTGCCTCTGGCAAATACGGATACGGTAAAGTACCAATCGGCCAAAGCCAATGGAAATTCGCTGAATGATTCCAGCAATGAAGTCCATCCCGTTGCCATGGTATCAGGAAACGGAAACATCGCAATATATCCTTCTGAAATAGGAACAGACGGCGAATCATTTACAGCAACTACCAATTCAACCAGTACCGGCAATATCAGCAGCATACCAAATTTCAGACACAGACCAGGCAGTTTTCCGGGGCATATTTCAGTATATCCCGGTGGATATACTCATCCCGGACAACGTGCAGCAGTCGGCTATTAG
- a CDS encoding response regulator, which yields MSKVIILDDMAYIRYRIRDTLENMGLDVCESNNSFDFFNKLSDNKDDISLIILEVGLGSEDGFEVLKKIKARELNIPVMVLTKLNTRDAFIKCIKEGTSEYILKPFNNKVLTERIRKLVKAFDTNSDCGEIKYLNFQQYITRQIERAKIENTRLSVMMSSLVKLNVKKTDEKIEVKDSYLVLMDILYEKLKQFFKTPDLFEKYGLSTFIAVLPKCNTNMAKYRISNIEVLYDNIKSQDSNYSQYHLVSESVTFPEDGLNKDELLNKLAVKIKNKINE from the coding sequence ATGAGTAAAGTTATAATATTGGATGATATGGCGTATATAAGGTACAGGATCAGAGATACGTTGGAAAATATGGGACTGGATGTGTGTGAGTCAAATAATTCCTTCGATTTTTTCAACAAGTTGTCCGACAATAAAGATGATATAAGTCTTATAATATTGGAAGTGGGACTTGGCAGCGAGGATGGATTTGAGGTACTTAAAAAAATTAAGGCCAGGGAATTGAATATTCCCGTTATGGTACTTACCAAACTGAATACAAGAGATGCATTTATAAAATGCATAAAAGAAGGTACTTCCGAATATATTTTAAAGCCCTTCAATAACAAGGTACTGACTGAAAGAATAAGAAAACTTGTTAAAGCCTTTGATACCAACAGTGATTGTGGCGAAATAAAATATTTGAATTTTCAGCAGTATATCACAAGACAGATAGAAAGAGCCAAGATTGAAAATACCAGATTGTCAGTTATGATGTCAAGTTTGGTTAAACTGAATGTGAAAAAGACAGATGAAAAAATAGAAGTTAAGGACAGCTATCTAGTTTTAATGGATATTCTCTACGAAAAGCTGAAACAATTTTTTAAAACCCCGGATTTATTTGAAAAATACGGACTTTCCACATTTATTGCAGTTCTTCCGAAGTGCAATACGAATATGGCAAAATACAGAATAAGCAATATAGAAGTTTTATACGATAATATTAAAAGCCAGGATTCCAATTATTCTCAATATCATCTTGTGAGTGAATCGGTTACCTTTCCGGAGGATGGTTTGAATAAGGATGAGCTTCTTAATAAGCTTGCCGTTAAAATCAAGAATAAAATCAATGAATAA